Proteins co-encoded in one Cynocephalus volans isolate mCynVol1 chromosome 11, mCynVol1.pri, whole genome shotgun sequence genomic window:
- the C11H3orf62 gene encoding uncharacterized protein C3orf62 homolog: protein MSEKLRRCRKELTAAIDRAFEGVSHSQEYTGSQRLELDPAPLSSLPVHRLLCRRYPLAARSSAAPFAAVPCAPEIENPAFAPNHSPVDAKPHALYPKRKPLTSKENVWVHSSILAPERRFWRAVGDGENWRKESLRKDMERDLKVDSNMPLNNSSQEVTKDLLDMIDHTSIRTIEELAGKLEFENELNRVCCRCQGSPFKEEAWALLVDESPQKASDADSGSLKQAFDDHNVVETVLDLEEDYNLMTSFKYQIE from the exons ATGTCTGAAAAACTCAGAAGATGCAGAAAAGAGCTGACGGCAGCCATTGATCGGGCCTTTGAAGGAGTCAGTCATTCCCAGGAGTACACAGGCTCGCAGAGGCTGGAACTGGACCCGGCGCCGCTCTCCTCCCTGCCCGTTCACAGACTCCTCTGCAGAAGATATCCGCTGGCAGCCCGCTCCTCTGCTGCTCCTTTTGCTGCTGTCCCATGTGCTCCAGAGATTGAGAACCCTGCCTTTGCACCAAACCACAGCCCAGTAGATGCAAAACCACATGCTTTGTACCCCAAAAGAAAACCTCTGACCAGCAAGGAAAACGTATGGGTGCATTCCTCCATTTTGGCACCTGAAAGACGGTTCTGGAGAGCTGTAGGAGATGGGgaaaactggagaaaagaaagCTTAAG GAAAGATATGGAGAGAGATTTGAAGGTTGACTCAAACATGCCACTCAACAATTCTAGCCAAGAGGTCACAAAGGATCTGCTTGATATGATTG atCATACAAGCATCCGAACTATTGAAGAATTGGCTGGAAAATTAGAATTTGAAAACGAGTTGAACCGTGTATGTTGTCGCTGCCAAGGTTCGCCCTTCAAGGAGGAAGCCTGGGCCCTGCTCGTGGATGAGAGCCCTCAGAAGGCCTCAGATGCTGACTCTGGCAGCCTGAAGCAGGCTTTCGATGATCATAATGTTGTTGAGACCGTTCTGGACTTGGAAGAGGACTACAATTTGATGACCTCTTTTAAATACCAAATTGAGTAA